Proteins co-encoded in one Salvia splendens isolate huo1 chromosome 4, SspV2, whole genome shotgun sequence genomic window:
- the LOC121798219 gene encoding RNA-binding protein 25-like isoform X4 produces the protein MATLVCLSLFTKVPCLRVICSAGECCHACAAISYCFDVFVLWPLHAGVPRYPSPYAPMLRPAFPLRPLVGVMPPLARPPVIGIRGPIIPPVVRPITPSVASAEEPQTTVYVGKISSTVENDFMLSLLQLCGPVKNWKRPQDPTGTLKGFGFCEFESAEGVLRALRLLNKLRVDGQELMLNVNQTTRKYLERYVEKKIEGSKARESAIDGSDKEEARESSSDTDKAVKLTEESLKPSSDEQQTKDNSEPNKENPEAGSFSLVTDEDRDADRDACEKLTGMLEERLKNKPLPPPPPPPQTLIDGPGNSNSEQPSGSKDREPEGGVKNDTEDKNDDDKTAESKPSSEPDGAGTGSPDRSRKLDRNRDRDRDPRRERERELERYEREREHERAKREKERENRSREDERRYKVREKEWESREREREHWQKRERERERERAHERKWEVVDQERDGDDGYGKKRKYKISDEERKRRQREKEEDLADRVREEEEIAEAKMRAEEDQKKQLEVLKTETGLPVTGLEKAISPNEISAEDQGKADQTFELKPSPRTYEVTGEGMLQDGTSNSSNFALDIQQNSNVPTKKLGFGLSGFGKRAAVPSVFNEDEDEDAHKEKKMRPLVPIDYSTEEREAIQSSMAEAPTANVAAAAEFVKRISTVNPKEVDGEKEKSRRSHERSGQRGRDRHEEENNSIREESRRDHSERERSNKTRTPEKQKLLDAKQLIDTIPKTKDELFSYEINWAIYDQNVLHERMRPWVSKKITDFLGEEEVTLVDYIVSSTQEHVDAGEMLERLQTILDDEAEMFVLKMWRMLIFEIKKVETGLGPKPRA, from the exons ATGGCTACCCTGGTATGCCTCAGCCTCTTCACCAAGGTGCCATGCCTCCGG GTTATATGTTCAGCTGGTGAGTGTTGTCATGCCTGTGCTGCAATCTCTTATTGCTTTGATGTTTTTG TTTTGTGGCCTCTTCATGCAGGAGTACCTCGTTATCCTTCTCCTTATGCACCAATGCTTCGGCCAGCATTTCCTCTGCGGCCATTGGTTGGTGTTATGCCACCATTGGCACGCCCTCCAGTTATCGGAATTCGTGGTCCAATTATTCCTCCAGTTGTTAGACCCATTACTCCAAGCGTTGCATCAGCAGAGGAGCCACAGACGACTGTATATGTTGGGAAGATATCATCAACTGTGGAAAATGATTTCATGTTGTCTCTCCTGCAG CTTTGTGGGCCAGTAAAGAATTGGAAACGTCCACAAGACCCCACTGGAACTTTGAAAGGGTTTGGGTTTTGTGAATTTGAGTCTGCTGAAGGAGTTCTTCGGGCATTGCGACTACTTAATAAGCTAAGAGTTGATGGACAAGAGTTGATG TTAAATGTTAATCAAACAACACGGAAATATCTTGAGCGTTATGTAGAGAAAAAGATAGAAGGATCGAAAGCCAGGGAATCTGCAATTGATGGTTCAGACAAAGAGGAAGCAAGAGAGTCGAGCTCTGATACTGACAAAGCTGTTAAGTTGACTGAAGAGTCTCTAAAGCCTTCATCGGATGAACAACAGACAAAGGATAACAGTGAGCCGAATAAGGAAAATCCTGAGGCTGGCAGTTTTAGCCTTGTAACTGATGAAGACAGGGATGCAGACCGTGATGCTTGCGAGAAGCTCACAGGTATGTTAGAGGAACGGCTGAAGAACAAACCACTTCCTCCTCCACCCCCACCCCCACAAACACTTATTGATGGACCTGGAAACTCAAACTCAGAGCAGCCTTCTGGTTCAAAGGATAGAGAACCAGAAGGTGGGGTGAAGAACG ATACAGAAGACAAAAATGATGATGACAAGACTGCTGAGAGCAAACCCTCTAGTGAGCCTGATGGAGCAGGAACAGGTTCTCCTGATAGGAGTAGAAAGCTTGATAGGAACAGGGATCGAGACCGTGACCCAAGACGAGAAAGAGAAAGGGAACTTGAAAGATACGAGCGAGAGCGAGAGCATGAACGAGCTAAGAGGGAGAAGGAAAGAGAAAATAGGAGTCGGGAAGATGAACGGAGGTATAAAGTGCGTGAAAAAGAATGGGAAtccagagaaagagagagagaacatTGGCAGAAGAGAGAGCGAgaacgagagagagaaagggctCATGAAAGGAAGTGGGAAGTTGTGGACCAAGAACGTGACGGTGATGATGGGTATGGAAAGAAGAGGAAATATAAGATCAGTGATGAAGAGAGGAAACGAAGACAGAGGGAGAAGGAAGAGGATCTGGCTGACAGAGtgagagaggaggaagaaattgctgaaGCTAAAATGCGAGCCGAAGAAGATCAGAAGAAACAGCTTGAGGTTCTGAAAACAGAAACTGGTCTGCCAGTTACTGGATTAGAGAAAGCTATCTCGCCAAATGAAATCAGTGCTGAAGACCAGGGCAAGGCTGATCAGACCTTTGAGCTCAAACCAAGTCCTAGAACTTACGAAG TTACAGGTGAAGGGATGCTGCAGGATGGCACCAGCAATTCATCTAATTTTGCTCTGGACATTCAACAAAATAGCAATGTGCCAACTAAAAAGTTGGGCTTTGGGCTTTCAGGATTCGGAAAGCGAGCTGCTGTACCTTCAGTTTTtaatgaggatgaggatgaggatgcaCATAAGGAAAAGAAGATGAGGCCTCTAGTTCCAATTGATTACTCAACTGAGGAACGGGAAGCTATTCAATCTTCCATGGCCGAAGCCCCAACAGCTAATGTGGCTGCTGCAGCAGAATTTGTGAAGCGTATCTCAACTGTTAATCCTAAAGAAGTTgatggagaaaaagaaaaaagtagacGCTCTCATGAGAGATCCGGCCAACGTGGCCGTGATAGACATGAGGAAGAGAACAATAGCATCCGCGAGGAGAGCAGAAGAGATCATTCTGAAAGAGAAAGATCAAATAAAACAAGGACCCCAGAAAAGCAGAAGCTTTTGGATGCTAAGCAGTTGATTGACACTATCCCAAAGACCAAAGATGAGTTGTTCTCCTATGAGATCAACTGGGCTATCTATGATCAG AATGTGCTGCATGAGAGAATGAGACCATGGGTATCAAAGAAGATAACAGACTTTTTGGGCGAGGAAGAGGTCACACTAGTAGACTATATCGTGTCTAGCACTCAGGAGCATGTGGATGCAGGTGAGATGCTTGAGAGGCTCCAAACTATATTAGATGATGAAGCTGAAATGTTTGTGCTCAAGATGTGGAGAATGCTTATTTTTGAGATCAAGAAGGTAGAGACTGGCCTGGGTCCGAAGCCCAGGGCCTGA
- the LOC121798219 gene encoding RNA-binding protein 25-like isoform X2 yields the protein MADPTPAPETTAVAADHNPALHKSEPEPESRTAQSDPSPTSLPQFPNPSPSGPPPPSVLVAPPPAMQPSFRPAGTLGAATPQFQHVFPYQAPGVPPPGVVPAPTVGNGPLASVHPVMALPYAMVGQPMRYGPPTSNGYPGMPQPLHQGAMPPGVPRYPSPYAPMLRPAFPLRPLVGVMPPLARPPVIGIRGPIIPPVVRPITPSVASAEEPQTTVYVGKISSTVENDFMLSLLQLCGPVKNWKRPQDPTGTLKGFGFCEFESAEGVLRALRLLNKLRVDGQELMLNVNQTTRKYLERYVEKKIEGSKARESAIDGSDKEEARESSSDTDKAVKLTEESLKPSSDEQQTKDNSEPNKENPEAGSFSLVTDEDRDADRDACEKLTGMLEERLKNKPLPPPPPPPQTLIDGPGNSNSEQPSGSKDREPEGGVKNDTEDKNDDDKTAESKPSSEPDGAGTGSPDRSRKLDRNRDRDRDPRRERERELERYEREREHERAKREKERENRSREDERRYKVREKEWESREREREHWQKRERERERERAHERKWEVVDQERDGDDGYGKKRKYKISDEERKRRQREKEEDLADRVREEEEIAEAKMRAEEDQKKQLEVLKTETGLPVTGLEKAISPNEISAEDQGKADQTFELKPSPRTYEGEGMLQDGTSNSSNFALDIQQNSNVPTKKLGFGLSGFGKRAAVPSVFNEDEDEDAHKEKKMRPLVPIDYSTEEREAIQSSMAEAPTANVAAAAEFVKRISTVNPKEVDGEKEKSRRSHERSGQRGRDRHEEENNSIREESRRDHSERERSNKTRTPEKQKLLDAKQLIDTIPKTKDELFSYEINWAIYDQNVLHERMRPWVSKKITDFLGEEEVTLVDYIVSSTQEHVDAGEMLERLQTILDDEAEMFVLKMWRMLIFEIKKVETGLGPKPRA from the exons ATGGCGGATCCAACGCCAGCGCCGGAAACAACCGCCGTCGCCGCCGATCACAATCCCGCTCTCCATAAATCCGAACCCGAACCTGAATCTCGAACCGCCCAATCTGATCCATCTCCCACATCGCTTCCCCAATTTCCAAACCCTAGTCCTAGCGGCCCTCCGCCTCCATCAGTTCTCGTTGCTCCTCCACCGGCGATGCAGCCCTCCTTCCGCCCGGCTGGGACGCTTGGCGCCGCTACCCCGCAATTCCAACATGTCTTCCCCTACCAGGCTCCTGGTGTTCCACCTCCAGGAGTGGTACCAGCTCCCACGGTTGGGAACGGCCCGTTGGCATCGGTGCATCCGGTGATGGCGCTTCCTTATGCCATGGTCGGTCAGCCTATGAGATACGGGCCGCCTACGTCGAATGGCTACCCTGGTATGCCTCAGCCTCTTCACCAAGGTGCCATGCCTCCGG GAGTACCTCGTTATCCTTCTCCTTATGCACCAATGCTTCGGCCAGCATTTCCTCTGCGGCCATTGGTTGGTGTTATGCCACCATTGGCACGCCCTCCAGTTATCGGAATTCGTGGTCCAATTATTCCTCCAGTTGTTAGACCCATTACTCCAAGCGTTGCATCAGCAGAGGAGCCACAGACGACTGTATATGTTGGGAAGATATCATCAACTGTGGAAAATGATTTCATGTTGTCTCTCCTGCAG CTTTGTGGGCCAGTAAAGAATTGGAAACGTCCACAAGACCCCACTGGAACTTTGAAAGGGTTTGGGTTTTGTGAATTTGAGTCTGCTGAAGGAGTTCTTCGGGCATTGCGACTACTTAATAAGCTAAGAGTTGATGGACAAGAGTTGATG TTAAATGTTAATCAAACAACACGGAAATATCTTGAGCGTTATGTAGAGAAAAAGATAGAAGGATCGAAAGCCAGGGAATCTGCAATTGATGGTTCAGACAAAGAGGAAGCAAGAGAGTCGAGCTCTGATACTGACAAAGCTGTTAAGTTGACTGAAGAGTCTCTAAAGCCTTCATCGGATGAACAACAGACAAAGGATAACAGTGAGCCGAATAAGGAAAATCCTGAGGCTGGCAGTTTTAGCCTTGTAACTGATGAAGACAGGGATGCAGACCGTGATGCTTGCGAGAAGCTCACAGGTATGTTAGAGGAACGGCTGAAGAACAAACCACTTCCTCCTCCACCCCCACCCCCACAAACACTTATTGATGGACCTGGAAACTCAAACTCAGAGCAGCCTTCTGGTTCAAAGGATAGAGAACCAGAAGGTGGGGTGAAGAACG ATACAGAAGACAAAAATGATGATGACAAGACTGCTGAGAGCAAACCCTCTAGTGAGCCTGATGGAGCAGGAACAGGTTCTCCTGATAGGAGTAGAAAGCTTGATAGGAACAGGGATCGAGACCGTGACCCAAGACGAGAAAGAGAAAGGGAACTTGAAAGATACGAGCGAGAGCGAGAGCATGAACGAGCTAAGAGGGAGAAGGAAAGAGAAAATAGGAGTCGGGAAGATGAACGGAGGTATAAAGTGCGTGAAAAAGAATGGGAAtccagagaaagagagagagaacatTGGCAGAAGAGAGAGCGAgaacgagagagagaaagggctCATGAAAGGAAGTGGGAAGTTGTGGACCAAGAACGTGACGGTGATGATGGGTATGGAAAGAAGAGGAAATATAAGATCAGTGATGAAGAGAGGAAACGAAGACAGAGGGAGAAGGAAGAGGATCTGGCTGACAGAGtgagagaggaggaagaaattgctgaaGCTAAAATGCGAGCCGAAGAAGATCAGAAGAAACAGCTTGAGGTTCTGAAAACAGAAACTGGTCTGCCAGTTACTGGATTAGAGAAAGCTATCTCGCCAAATGAAATCAGTGCTGAAGACCAGGGCAAGGCTGATCAGACCTTTGAGCTCAAACCAAGTCCTAGAACTTACGAAG GTGAAGGGATGCTGCAGGATGGCACCAGCAATTCATCTAATTTTGCTCTGGACATTCAACAAAATAGCAATGTGCCAACTAAAAAGTTGGGCTTTGGGCTTTCAGGATTCGGAAAGCGAGCTGCTGTACCTTCAGTTTTtaatgaggatgaggatgaggatgcaCATAAGGAAAAGAAGATGAGGCCTCTAGTTCCAATTGATTACTCAACTGAGGAACGGGAAGCTATTCAATCTTCCATGGCCGAAGCCCCAACAGCTAATGTGGCTGCTGCAGCAGAATTTGTGAAGCGTATCTCAACTGTTAATCCTAAAGAAGTTgatggagaaaaagaaaaaagtagacGCTCTCATGAGAGATCCGGCCAACGTGGCCGTGATAGACATGAGGAAGAGAACAATAGCATCCGCGAGGAGAGCAGAAGAGATCATTCTGAAAGAGAAAGATCAAATAAAACAAGGACCCCAGAAAAGCAGAAGCTTTTGGATGCTAAGCAGTTGATTGACACTATCCCAAAGACCAAAGATGAGTTGTTCTCCTATGAGATCAACTGGGCTATCTATGATCAG AATGTGCTGCATGAGAGAATGAGACCATGGGTATCAAAGAAGATAACAGACTTTTTGGGCGAGGAAGAGGTCACACTAGTAGACTATATCGTGTCTAGCACTCAGGAGCATGTGGATGCAGGTGAGATGCTTGAGAGGCTCCAAACTATATTAGATGATGAAGCTGAAATGTTTGTGCTCAAGATGTGGAGAATGCTTATTTTTGAGATCAAGAAGGTAGAGACTGGCCTGGGTCCGAAGCCCAGGGCCTGA
- the LOC121798219 gene encoding RNA-binding protein 25-like isoform X11: MLRPAFPLRPLVGVMPPLARPPVIGIRGPIIPPVVRPITPSVASAEEPQTTVYVGKISSTVENDFMLSLLQLCGPVKNWKRPQDPTGTLKGFGFCEFESAEGVLRALRLLNKLRVDGQELMLNVNQTTRKYLERYVEKKIEGSKARESAIDGSDKEEARESSSDTDKAVKLTEESLKPSSDEQQTKDNSEPNKENPEAGSFSLVTDEDRDADRDACEKLTGMLEERLKNKPLPPPPPPPQTLIDGPGNSNSEQPSGSKDREPEGGVKNDTEDKNDDDKTAESKPSSEPDGAGTGSPDRSRKLDRNRDRDRDPRRERERELERYEREREHERAKREKERENRSREDERRYKVREKEWESREREREHWQKRERERERERAHERKWEVVDQERDGDDGYGKKRKYKISDEERKRRQREKEEDLADRVREEEEIAEAKMRAEEDQKKQLEVLKTETGLPVTGLEKAISPNEISAEDQGKADQTFELKPSPRTYEVTGEGMLQDGTSNSSNFALDIQQNSNVPTKKLGFGLSGFGKRAAVPSVFNEDEDEDAHKEKKMRPLVPIDYSTEEREAIQSSMAEAPTANVAAAAEFVKRISTVNPKEVDGEKEKSRRSHERSGQRGRDRHEEENNSIREESRRDHSERERSNKTRTPEKQKLLDAKQLIDTIPKTKDELFSYEINWAIYDQNVLHERMRPWVSKKITDFLGEEEVTLVDYIVSSTQEHVDAGEMLERLQTILDDEAEMFVLKMWRMLIFEIKKVETGLGPKPRA, translated from the exons ATGCTTCGGCCAGCATTTCCTCTGCGGCCATTGGTTGGTGTTATGCCACCATTGGCACGCCCTCCAGTTATCGGAATTCGTGGTCCAATTATTCCTCCAGTTGTTAGACCCATTACTCCAAGCGTTGCATCAGCAGAGGAGCCACAGACGACTGTATATGTTGGGAAGATATCATCAACTGTGGAAAATGATTTCATGTTGTCTCTCCTGCAG CTTTGTGGGCCAGTAAAGAATTGGAAACGTCCACAAGACCCCACTGGAACTTTGAAAGGGTTTGGGTTTTGTGAATTTGAGTCTGCTGAAGGAGTTCTTCGGGCATTGCGACTACTTAATAAGCTAAGAGTTGATGGACAAGAGTTGATG TTAAATGTTAATCAAACAACACGGAAATATCTTGAGCGTTATGTAGAGAAAAAGATAGAAGGATCGAAAGCCAGGGAATCTGCAATTGATGGTTCAGACAAAGAGGAAGCAAGAGAGTCGAGCTCTGATACTGACAAAGCTGTTAAGTTGACTGAAGAGTCTCTAAAGCCTTCATCGGATGAACAACAGACAAAGGATAACAGTGAGCCGAATAAGGAAAATCCTGAGGCTGGCAGTTTTAGCCTTGTAACTGATGAAGACAGGGATGCAGACCGTGATGCTTGCGAGAAGCTCACAGGTATGTTAGAGGAACGGCTGAAGAACAAACCACTTCCTCCTCCACCCCCACCCCCACAAACACTTATTGATGGACCTGGAAACTCAAACTCAGAGCAGCCTTCTGGTTCAAAGGATAGAGAACCAGAAGGTGGGGTGAAGAACG ATACAGAAGACAAAAATGATGATGACAAGACTGCTGAGAGCAAACCCTCTAGTGAGCCTGATGGAGCAGGAACAGGTTCTCCTGATAGGAGTAGAAAGCTTGATAGGAACAGGGATCGAGACCGTGACCCAAGACGAGAAAGAGAAAGGGAACTTGAAAGATACGAGCGAGAGCGAGAGCATGAACGAGCTAAGAGGGAGAAGGAAAGAGAAAATAGGAGTCGGGAAGATGAACGGAGGTATAAAGTGCGTGAAAAAGAATGGGAAtccagagaaagagagagagaacatTGGCAGAAGAGAGAGCGAgaacgagagagagaaagggctCATGAAAGGAAGTGGGAAGTTGTGGACCAAGAACGTGACGGTGATGATGGGTATGGAAAGAAGAGGAAATATAAGATCAGTGATGAAGAGAGGAAACGAAGACAGAGGGAGAAGGAAGAGGATCTGGCTGACAGAGtgagagaggaggaagaaattgctgaaGCTAAAATGCGAGCCGAAGAAGATCAGAAGAAACAGCTTGAGGTTCTGAAAACAGAAACTGGTCTGCCAGTTACTGGATTAGAGAAAGCTATCTCGCCAAATGAAATCAGTGCTGAAGACCAGGGCAAGGCTGATCAGACCTTTGAGCTCAAACCAAGTCCTAGAACTTACGAAG TTACAGGTGAAGGGATGCTGCAGGATGGCACCAGCAATTCATCTAATTTTGCTCTGGACATTCAACAAAATAGCAATGTGCCAACTAAAAAGTTGGGCTTTGGGCTTTCAGGATTCGGAAAGCGAGCTGCTGTACCTTCAGTTTTtaatgaggatgaggatgaggatgcaCATAAGGAAAAGAAGATGAGGCCTCTAGTTCCAATTGATTACTCAACTGAGGAACGGGAAGCTATTCAATCTTCCATGGCCGAAGCCCCAACAGCTAATGTGGCTGCTGCAGCAGAATTTGTGAAGCGTATCTCAACTGTTAATCCTAAAGAAGTTgatggagaaaaagaaaaaagtagacGCTCTCATGAGAGATCCGGCCAACGTGGCCGTGATAGACATGAGGAAGAGAACAATAGCATCCGCGAGGAGAGCAGAAGAGATCATTCTGAAAGAGAAAGATCAAATAAAACAAGGACCCCAGAAAAGCAGAAGCTTTTGGATGCTAAGCAGTTGATTGACACTATCCCAAAGACCAAAGATGAGTTGTTCTCCTATGAGATCAACTGGGCTATCTATGATCAG AATGTGCTGCATGAGAGAATGAGACCATGGGTATCAAAGAAGATAACAGACTTTTTGGGCGAGGAAGAGGTCACACTAGTAGACTATATCGTGTCTAGCACTCAGGAGCATGTGGATGCAGGTGAGATGCTTGAGAGGCTCCAAACTATATTAGATGATGAAGCTGAAATGTTTGTGCTCAAGATGTGGAGAATGCTTATTTTTGAGATCAAGAAGGTAGAGACTGGCCTGGGTCCGAAGCCCAGGGCCTGA
- the LOC121798219 gene encoding RNA-binding protein 25-like isoform X7, producing the protein MLDSIYSQLICNLISMLLTICLVLWPLHAGVPRYPSPYAPMLRPAFPLRPLVGVMPPLARPPVIGIRGPIIPPVVRPITPSVASAEEPQTTVYVGKISSTVENDFMLSLLQLCGPVKNWKRPQDPTGTLKGFGFCEFESAEGVLRALRLLNKLRVDGQELMLNVNQTTRKYLERYVEKKIEGSKARESAIDGSDKEEARESSSDTDKAVKLTEESLKPSSDEQQTKDNSEPNKENPEAGSFSLVTDEDRDADRDACEKLTGMLEERLKNKPLPPPPPPPQTLIDGPGNSNSEQPSGSKDREPEGGVKNDTEDKNDDDKTAESKPSSEPDGAGTGSPDRSRKLDRNRDRDRDPRRERERELERYEREREHERAKREKERENRSREDERRYKVREKEWESREREREHWQKRERERERERAHERKWEVVDQERDGDDGYGKKRKYKISDEERKRRQREKEEDLADRVREEEEIAEAKMRAEEDQKKQLEVLKTETGLPVTGLEKAISPNEISAEDQGKADQTFELKPSPRTYEVTGEGMLQDGTSNSSNFALDIQQNSNVPTKKLGFGLSGFGKRAAVPSVFNEDEDEDAHKEKKMRPLVPIDYSTEEREAIQSSMAEAPTANVAAAAEFVKRISTVNPKEVDGEKEKSRRSHERSGQRGRDRHEEENNSIREESRRDHSERERSNKTRTPEKQKLLDAKQLIDTIPKTKDELFSYEINWAIYDQNVLHERMRPWVSKKITDFLGEEEVTLVDYIVSSTQEHVDAGEMLERLQTILDDEAEMFVLKMWRMLIFEIKKVETGLGPKPRA; encoded by the exons ATGCTTGATTCAATCTATAGTCAGTTGATATGTAATTTGATTAGCATGCTGTTGACAATCTGCCTAGTTTTGTGGCCTCTTCATGCAGGAGTACCTCGTTATCCTTCTCCTTATGCACCAATGCTTCGGCCAGCATTTCCTCTGCGGCCATTGGTTGGTGTTATGCCACCATTGGCACGCCCTCCAGTTATCGGAATTCGTGGTCCAATTATTCCTCCAGTTGTTAGACCCATTACTCCAAGCGTTGCATCAGCAGAGGAGCCACAGACGACTGTATATGTTGGGAAGATATCATCAACTGTGGAAAATGATTTCATGTTGTCTCTCCTGCAG CTTTGTGGGCCAGTAAAGAATTGGAAACGTCCACAAGACCCCACTGGAACTTTGAAAGGGTTTGGGTTTTGTGAATTTGAGTCTGCTGAAGGAGTTCTTCGGGCATTGCGACTACTTAATAAGCTAAGAGTTGATGGACAAGAGTTGATG TTAAATGTTAATCAAACAACACGGAAATATCTTGAGCGTTATGTAGAGAAAAAGATAGAAGGATCGAAAGCCAGGGAATCTGCAATTGATGGTTCAGACAAAGAGGAAGCAAGAGAGTCGAGCTCTGATACTGACAAAGCTGTTAAGTTGACTGAAGAGTCTCTAAAGCCTTCATCGGATGAACAACAGACAAAGGATAACAGTGAGCCGAATAAGGAAAATCCTGAGGCTGGCAGTTTTAGCCTTGTAACTGATGAAGACAGGGATGCAGACCGTGATGCTTGCGAGAAGCTCACAGGTATGTTAGAGGAACGGCTGAAGAACAAACCACTTCCTCCTCCACCCCCACCCCCACAAACACTTATTGATGGACCTGGAAACTCAAACTCAGAGCAGCCTTCTGGTTCAAAGGATAGAGAACCAGAAGGTGGGGTGAAGAACG ATACAGAAGACAAAAATGATGATGACAAGACTGCTGAGAGCAAACCCTCTAGTGAGCCTGATGGAGCAGGAACAGGTTCTCCTGATAGGAGTAGAAAGCTTGATAGGAACAGGGATCGAGACCGTGACCCAAGACGAGAAAGAGAAAGGGAACTTGAAAGATACGAGCGAGAGCGAGAGCATGAACGAGCTAAGAGGGAGAAGGAAAGAGAAAATAGGAGTCGGGAAGATGAACGGAGGTATAAAGTGCGTGAAAAAGAATGGGAAtccagagaaagagagagagaacatTGGCAGAAGAGAGAGCGAgaacgagagagagaaagggctCATGAAAGGAAGTGGGAAGTTGTGGACCAAGAACGTGACGGTGATGATGGGTATGGAAAGAAGAGGAAATATAAGATCAGTGATGAAGAGAGGAAACGAAGACAGAGGGAGAAGGAAGAGGATCTGGCTGACAGAGtgagagaggaggaagaaattgctgaaGCTAAAATGCGAGCCGAAGAAGATCAGAAGAAACAGCTTGAGGTTCTGAAAACAGAAACTGGTCTGCCAGTTACTGGATTAGAGAAAGCTATCTCGCCAAATGAAATCAGTGCTGAAGACCAGGGCAAGGCTGATCAGACCTTTGAGCTCAAACCAAGTCCTAGAACTTACGAAG TTACAGGTGAAGGGATGCTGCAGGATGGCACCAGCAATTCATCTAATTTTGCTCTGGACATTCAACAAAATAGCAATGTGCCAACTAAAAAGTTGGGCTTTGGGCTTTCAGGATTCGGAAAGCGAGCTGCTGTACCTTCAGTTTTtaatgaggatgaggatgaggatgcaCATAAGGAAAAGAAGATGAGGCCTCTAGTTCCAATTGATTACTCAACTGAGGAACGGGAAGCTATTCAATCTTCCATGGCCGAAGCCCCAACAGCTAATGTGGCTGCTGCAGCAGAATTTGTGAAGCGTATCTCAACTGTTAATCCTAAAGAAGTTgatggagaaaaagaaaaaagtagacGCTCTCATGAGAGATCCGGCCAACGTGGCCGTGATAGACATGAGGAAGAGAACAATAGCATCCGCGAGGAGAGCAGAAGAGATCATTCTGAAAGAGAAAGATCAAATAAAACAAGGACCCCAGAAAAGCAGAAGCTTTTGGATGCTAAGCAGTTGATTGACACTATCCCAAAGACCAAAGATGAGTTGTTCTCCTATGAGATCAACTGGGCTATCTATGATCAG AATGTGCTGCATGAGAGAATGAGACCATGGGTATCAAAGAAGATAACAGACTTTTTGGGCGAGGAAGAGGTCACACTAGTAGACTATATCGTGTCTAGCACTCAGGAGCATGTGGATGCAGGTGAGATGCTTGAGAGGCTCCAAACTATATTAGATGATGAAGCTGAAATGTTTGTGCTCAAGATGTGGAGAATGCTTATTTTTGAGATCAAGAAGGTAGAGACTGGCCTGGGTCCGAAGCCCAGGGCCTGA